From the genome of Saccharomyces paradoxus strain CBS432 chromosome XII sequence:
taaatattcttATGAAATATTACCTGAACTACCTATATTTGCAAGAATGGCGACGCGAAGAAGGCACACTCCGGCGCTATAATCCTGGTTTCCATCTGGTGGTATACATAGAAATAGGGGCCCTTAAATGGCTATATGATTGAGTCTTCACATATATTCTTTACGTAAGTAAAGTCGTCTCACGCAGCTACTTTACGCAGCTGGTGGGCGCATCTCTAGCTGTTTCTTTACGCTGGGGCGTTGTTGCATCCTTTTGTACCAAGCCTGAAGTGCCTCGCATTCTGCGGGCACCTGCAGTTTCACGAACGCAGCAAATATCAGACCACCTATCACTGTGATGTCAGCCATTGAGAACGATTCACCGGCAACAAACGGACGTGTTCTGAGAACGGCATCAAAATAATGCATTCCACGCAGAGCCTTGTCGCGCTGGCGAAGCCCCCATTCGGTGTTTTGATAGAGCTCGACATCAGGCCCCAATCCTGGTGTGGCATGGTGAAAATAAACACTAACAGGATCGAGCAGCTCCAACTCTGCGCGTTTATTCATCATGTGGATTACGCCTTTTTCCAGCGGTGTTTTTCCGGTGAGAGTGGGTGTACCGTCAAGTGCGTCAATGTATTCGGTAATGGCTGTGCACTCAGCGATTAAAGTTCCGTCGTCGAGTTCGAGCACTGGCACCGTACCTGAATAGTTTTTGGCAAGAAAGTTGGGCTTCTTATGCTCTCCCTTCCGGAGGTTGATCCTCACAAATTCGACACTCGATTGCATGTTCTTCTCGGCCAAGGCAATGCGGACCCGAGCCGGATAAGGCCCTGTGGGAGTGTCATATATTATCATTTcttggtttcttttttcatgtATACTGCGAATCAGGAAGACCTCAACGTTCATGTGTCCTTCGTAGGTGCTTTATATGGAGCGCCAAGTCTCTATCCTCAACAAGAAGCATGTTAATCACTTGAGACGTAAGTGAGTGAATTAGTAAGCAGTGAAATGGATTCAATTACTAAGCGCCATCCCGAGGGAGCGGATGCGGAACGGACGCCTGAAGCGTCAGCTGCTTGCATTAGTAAAGTAACTTGTATTTACTCTCTACTTTTGCATATTTTAATGAAAGTTTTCCGAACATTTAACGTAGATACCTTTTGTACCCTTCTTGCCCCCTTAAGAGATTGCAGTCAGATCCCACACctattttttgttcttaaTCTCAAAATTTGTGGTTACTGCCGTCCCGATTGCACTGTTGTTCGTTCAGCTCTCGCATCCTTTTGTCTGGTGAAAACGTAGTTGTATTTATTGACATCCCGCTCTTGGATCTATATGCTTTCCATTTGCGGACTCTTACtaatgaatatttttgatcATTCTTAGCTGTAAATCTTATATTGCATCCACTGAATACCAGTCGACATTATTTGCCCATTATCGCTCCTTTTATTCCGTATTATTCTTCGGCTCCATAACAAGCTGTGGAAGCAGACTAACCATAATATCAGCTTGTATGTTCACGACAACATTATTTAAATCATAATTCACGTCTACAAAATGTAACGTAGTAAATTTCTATTTTCGATATGCAGCTGTCTGAAAATGCAACATCAAAACAATATGGGAGAGCGTCCCGAGTATCATTCTCCCTTGTAATTTCACGTGAGAGTGTCAGTTCGTTAGTGGAGCGTAAGTGAGGATTTGCCAAGGCCTTGCCACGAAACAATAaagcctttttttcatgacCACCTGCAGGAAATATCAAGTTGCAAGAATTTTATAGAATGAATTACGTGCCTTCCTTTTTTGAGACTATTTCCTCGAAGTGATTTCTTCGAGAGTTGCTGCAATCCATTGTGATATGATGCCTGTCCGAAGAACTTCTTCGGAACAACTTCGGAACAACTTCGGCCCGAAATCCTCGATACCTAGCTGAATGCCAAGAAGTAAAATAACAGATGACCGACCGGTAGTTATCAGGTGCACTCTATGATTTGGTGACTTCATTAAAGAATTACACTAACAGTATACAGATGCTTACGTTAGCTGACTGAATGGCCTCAAGATCTCAACGTTGAGTTTATTCAATGACGCTTTCCATCTGCTTTCAAGACGAGGGCGCTGAACATTATAATGTGCGTTCATAATCCCTCATTTTAGGCTTTGGTTTTTGAAACCGTATTCATTGCATCACACTGAGTGCCGTCCGTTAGAAATCTATGCATCTAATTAGCAGCCACAACTTTGAATCCTAATCAATTGTCTGTATTTGCGTGGCTGCTCTCGAGGAAGCATATCAGGAAAGAGTTATTTACAGAGGAAATAACTGTGTACGACATGCCATTGTTTCCTAAACGAGCAGATGAAGGAATAGAGGGCTAGAGACTGAAGCTTTGACATGCGTTCCGAGAAGTCCTTGATGCGCGCCACGGTTGTTTATGCCGCACACTACAATGAtgtatttgaaaaagtatatTAATGCTTACTACCAAGATGCAATCCATTTATTAAGTAATTCTTCCTTGTTGCGGTAAAACATGAGTTATAAAACTAGTATTTAACTACTACTGAGCAATTATTAATCACTGTGGAAACTTTATATGACGGATATTGAATTTGGGCAACCCCTTCCTAGCAATCTAGACTATGCTGTTTCGTTTGGTATTCCTACATGGGATTCGGCAATAGGCTATGCGGAAAAGGTACCAGAAGTAATAAGTAAAATGGCTACAGGATATCCGAGGTACTTTCCTCAACCCTCTGTTCAGAGGCTTTGTGCTTACTTTGTTAAGAGATTTGGGCGAGATTCAGAAGGCTGTCGTCCTTTTCCATCCGTCAATTTGGGTTTGAAATGTTTGGAGTACGTAAAATCTGTCACAGGACCTGAAAGTAAAGCTCACCTTGAAGTAGAAACAGTTACAATCAAAAACCACGCTGTAAAAAAGTCGGGAGAACCGGCTGAATTGGTTCTAACCATTGCTGCTGTTCTTGCATCTGGGGAGGAGTTCGAAACTGTTAAAGAATATTGGAAATTAAGAGGTGAATGTGTATCTAGTCGATTAGCGTGGTCTGTCAACCAACTGCTTGACTGCGCTAACCACGGTTCAGACCAAACATGGCAAGAGCTAGAGGCTAGGCTAATTTCAGCAAAGAAAGGGGAGGAGGAAGCAAAAAGCctgataaagaaaaggatagTTGAGAACCGTTCTAGCCCCTTTGgtttagaaaaaaaaaatcctaaTTGGAAGGGACTTAGTCTCAACTCAGATGAAGATGTGCATCTTGTATCAAGTGGAATGTCTGCAATATCTACTGCTCGCAATTTACTCACCTTTTtggaggaaaagaaaagttctggatattttttgaacaagaacagcatcaatgagaaaaaagagacaTTATTATGTGATACTGTTGGTATATTTGGCTTTCCTTTTAAAGATACACAAGTTATTATGACgaaatttggaaaatgcAAATTCTTTGGATTTGGAGATTCCGGAGATGTTACTGAGTTACAAAAGTTTCTAGGCACAAGAAAACAACGCATCCTTGCCGTTTTCATTGAGACGCCTTCAAATCCTCTATTGAATATGCcggatttgaaaaaattgagaagaCTGGCCGATCAGTATGGGTTTTTTATTGTGATTGATGATACTATTGGGGGCCTTAACGTTGACATTTTGCCCTATGCGGATATAGTCTGCACGTCCTTGACGAAGCTTTTCAATGGTGCTAGTAATGTTATGGGCGGCTCAGTTGTTTTGAATCCAAAATCATCCCTGTACCCATGTGCCCGTGAGTACTTTAAAAGCGCCGAGTTCGAGGACTTGCTATGGTGTGAAGACGCAATAGTTCTAGAACGCAATTCCAGGGACTTCGAAGATAGGACGTTGCGCGCTAATTTAAACACAGAAAGACTGTTAAAGGAATTACTCTTACCTGAACAGGGGAAAATATGTAAGAAGATTTATTACCCAACCGTCACTTCTGAGGAGACCTTCGAGAATTACGAATCTGTTCGTAATGAACATGGTGGTTATGGATGCTTGTTTTCTGTGGCCTTTTACAATGAAGGAGATGCCAAAGCCTTTTATGActctttgaaagtttttaaGGGACCTTCTAATGGTACCAATTTTACCTTAGCATGTCCATATGTCCATTTAGCGCACCACTCAGAATTAGAAGAAGTTTCCAAGTTCGGAGCCGACCCTAACATTATTAGGGTAAGTGTCGGTCTAGAAGATGCCCAGTGGTTACTGAAAGTGTTCTCAAGCGCTTTGGATGTTGTGAGAAGCAGAGGCTCCCAACATCCATGAAGCAGACCACTGAGTACAGTATTAagtatcaaaaattttttcgtGATTTATATAGAATGATGTTTATGAAAAGCTGTTTTCGATTTTAGTATTTTTTGGCATTGGAGGAAATCTTTTCATGGAACCTTCATATGAGTTATGAATCAGTAAGAGTAGATAGAGCTCGGGgcattattatttgtttatgCTACTGAGGATACAGTTCTTTATTGAAGCGACATTATATCATTCCCGGTCAGTTCATGTGCAGCGTTCAGAATTCCTTTATTAGGATCAGgggaaaaaattgttctcattattttgttttcttgtctCATATACATTGTATTCTAATTTTAGACTGCCAAGCTTCTGAAAGTTATCACATCGGAACTAGTGTGGGTAAATACCTTGGCTATCCAACATGGAACGATACGCCTAGGTTTTTCCCTTCTTTTGTGTCCTGATATACCGTGTTATAACTCCTGTATAGTAAAGTACGGCGGCTTTTCTTAGTTTATATGTACGTAGGTTGGTGTTACTACAAACTAtataatgaagaagtttTGTTGCCGCTATTTTGAAGGCCACATAATTTtaacaaaaaggaaaacattTGGCACTGTTTGAGTGGCTTTTACAATGAATACCAGCTATATACAAACTGCATCTTTGACAATCAAACATCCAAAgttaatgaagaaggatAATAATTTTCATCGTTCAAGAACTTCAGGTCCTCCACTGGCCTTTCCGCTTGAGGAGTAATTCTGAACGCATGTCTGTGAATTGGTTCTTCCCAATCAATTACTGCTGAATGTTGAACTCTGCGATTGTCCCAAATTACGACCGTACGAGGTTCCCACTTGGCTCTTAATTGCAAATCATGACTGCTTTCCACTAAATTGTACAAGAAATTCAACAGTGATTCAGATTCTTGTCTTTTTAACTCGACTATTTTCCTAGAAAATGCACGGTTAACATACaagcatttctttttcaagacAGGGTGAACTCTGACCAATGGATGAATATGTGTAACAGGTGCTCTCCTTTGTATACCGCCCTGGCGCTGTGAGTTCTCTGCCTGTTCCTTTGAACTATGAATGACATGAAGAGTGCTCAAGAAATCTTGCAAAGGTTTGGACAACCTGTTGAAAGCCTCAATCGTGTCAGCAAACAACGTATCTCCCCCACCGTCAGGACCTTCGACAACATTAAAGAAAGTGTAAGAAGGTGGCTGCAACTCATAAGAAACATCTGTATGCCAGCCACCAGATGATGTCGAGTCATCAAAAACTCTTGCAAATTCTTCCGCATCAGGTCTTCGGAAAGTAATATGCAGTTCAGGGTTGTTTTGAGGGTGTCCACTGGTTTGATGAATGTGCAACTTACCAAAATGTTTTCCATACTCGGTCACATAATCTGGTCCCTCGTCAGCAAAGTTCTGATTTCTAAAGATTACTACTCCCTTTTGTGCAACGAGCAAAGCGAGTTCGTCTTTTGCAGCATCAGAAAGATCAGTTAATTGGATCCCATTGATTTCGAGACCTAATTTTGGGGTGACCTTCTTGACCTTTAGTTGaccaatcttttctttcgcaaaaagatttgaaaagttaGTGTCGGCTCTCAAAGCAGGATCATGGTATTCGTGGAATTCCAATGGGCCATACTTTTCAGTAGGATCCCAGGTAGGCAAATAATCAGGGTACTTCGATTTTTCTCTATAAGATTTACGAATCTTCAATAGGCCAGAGGGAGAGACTTCATCCTGGCCATCGTAGAAATGAGTATCAAAATTCCCGTAACCTTGCTTGGAGGTATAATTGAGGTTCTTTAACCCATTTGTAACGATTTTAATTGGTAAATCACTTGAGAGGAAGGGTGTTGCCGTTTCAGCTGCTGGAGGAGACATATTTTAACTGAGTTACTGTACTATCGTTGTACTATCGTTCTACAAGTGAAAGGCCCTTTTTTACATCAAAAGTTCACCTTTTTATACGTTCCCGTTATCAAGAAGTGCTAGTAATACCTTTGCCTTTCAGGTATTCTTGTCGTATTGCACACCTCCTTCTTTATTCCTGTATTATGATGGAGAAAGTCCTTGTACTCTGTGGCGGCAAGTAAATATAGGCTCAAGCCACATTGAGGCGTTTGTCACCATTCCCCATTTATCAATATAAGGAATTTTTAGGGCAAAGAGTTCCTCCAATGAGACGCATGAGTTGGAGACCGTTAAACTATAGAGCGTACTAAATAGATAAAGCTAACTAGTATGTAAAAACGTTACATGCCATGGCActcttaaaaaaaaatgcgtAACATGAGCTTCAATTCAGTTTAACTGATAGTTTGTACGGATATCTTCTAGGAGCCCAATTTGTTGTGGCTGCCATCTTAGCTCTTTTTTAGTAGCTTCGCTTGAAACTGGACCATCTTTTGTGACAAAACGAGACAGGAAGCCGAAATGGATTCCTGCGTCGTCGGCAGGAATAGAGACCACGGGAAGATCCAAAGTTTCTCCAATCACTTGAGCGATATCTTTGACTGGTATACCTTGTTCAGAAATGCAATGATACGCTTGCCCAGTTTTTCCTTCCTCCAAAACGAGTCTGTACAAATGAGCTGCGTCCAAACGATGTACCGCCGGCCAGACGTTCCGGCCTTGTCCAACGTAGCCAGATTTCCCAGTAGCTTGAGCAACGTTCATCAATATTGGAACGAAACCCCTGTCTCCCTTCCCATGAACTGACGGGGGTAACCTGACAATCCTTACCGAAAcacctttatttttgtaacTCGACGCAACCTGTTCAGTGATACCACGCAAACTTTTGgaatcttcatcaatatcatccTGTTCGTAAGCAACTTTGCTGGGGCGCAAAGCAAGTGTACCATTAGTGTATAAGAACGGCTTGTTGGTACCTTTAAGTGACTCTAGCATAGCCACAGTGGCCTGACGGTCAATTTCGCAGCACtgttcaaaatttttaaaatcatGCACAAAACCTAAATGAATAACAGCATCAGATTCTATCGCaccctttttcaaaatatctaGATCCTTGAGGTCACCGCGAAGGACTTTTGCAGCAGAATCAATTGAGTTAATCCTTGCAGCGGCCTCATCTGATCTTGCCAAGCCAACAACTTCGTGACCTGAAGAGACCAATTCAGATAATACGGTAGAACCAATGAAACCTGAAGCTCCGGTTACAAAtactttcattttttggccttttttttgtttcctctCTTCGAAGTCTGTAGTTGTCAAGTCTTATAAGCTAGGCATAAGTTGGCGCCTATAAACACAAAAGCCATCGCAGGCATAATTTAAGAGGTGGGAGCTGTTATTTATACGTTTGCTGAGTACTTTTAAGGTATGTCCTGGTTgtctttaattttttcttggcatTCTTGTGTTAGTAATCCTTCCTTCAGAAAGCCAACTAATGACATGTTAAATCCGCGGCTTTCCCTTAAACATTTTCTAGCACAATTTATTATGTTAAGAAGCTCCGCTAATATCCGCGTGGGAAAAATAATCTTATCTACAAGAACGATAGTTTCTTCCATTCCACGGAAGGCCTGTGTCTACAGAAGAATTGAAGCCGTGCCAGTGGTAATAGGTGCCCGTCCTCTctattttaatattttcttgtgCAATGTCATAATAGCCTTGCGTTACTATCATTTGGCCCGGCGTCAGAGTGTCGCACCTCATGTTTCAGATGTTTCCTCGTGAAAGGGAAAACACTAAAAGGCAAAAGATAATACAATAGTGTGCCAGTGTGTTATACCTGGGATGTATATTGCGAGGCTACTGTTCTCATTTGTTGCTTGGTTGTAAATGCTTTGGTAACTGCACAGTATGAAAAACCATACGATTCCGTAAATGCACGGACCCCAGAGGCCAAACTCGCTTTGATTCGGCTAACTACATGCTGGCTCATTCTCGGAAACCTTCAAACAGCACTACTCCATTGTATAAACACTAACCCGGACATTTTTGTCTCTAACTGATCGGGTCTTGCACATCTGTCTTTCTCAGATGTTATGTACTAAACATTTTGTATGCACTATACAGTATCTTCGTAAAGGCGGAAACTGAAAGTCATGGTGCAATCAATTGTGCTTTGACCGGTATGGAGAAATTTTCTTAAGAGCCACCGGTTACCAATTGATCCGAGCCTCTGAATATTCACCACATCAGATTAGGAAAGCACATTTCGGCAAGGATAAGGATAAGGATTTCTTCAGAAAATTGCATGCTGATTTGTGTATTTACGACTGCTTTCATTAAGATTTGGCGATGTGATCAACCACATTCAATCCATCTCCCCCTCGCTAGTGCCGAGTAGCATGTCTAAATTGTGGCTACTATTGCAGAAGTTACGGCAAGCTCGGATGCTAATGAGATATCCGAGCTCGTCATCGGAGCTTTACGGCGGAAGCTTAACAAGATAACTGATAGTCAAAGCTCCGTGCTGTTGCGGCGTCTTTAGTCTGCGGAGTTGACTAAAATAGTGTGGCACAACGTACGTACATAGCGCCATCCCACGTTGGCCGATAAGGTCAACACTTGTTACGATGACTGATATACCTCGGCGAGGTTTTTTCGAAGCGGCAGGTGGCATTgcagaaacaaaaatgtgtggcttctgaaaaaaaaataggcACCTCATTTAATGTAAGAAATCTGGCGGCCCCTTGTACATTTTAGTCATTAAGCATCGAAGGCACGCCCTCGCAGCATGCAATAGTGTTCCAGGTTCTTCTATTTTACGATGGCTCCCCTCACTAGAATGGTGATGTAATATGTAGATAGCTAAAAAGACTTAGCAGGTCCCTAGGAGTAGACGTAAAGTTGTGAAGACATTGTTCAAAATGTGTACCTGTCGAATTGATCAGATCGGAAAAATCGAAGTACTTAAATAGACGATTAATTCGACATTTAACTAATAATATTGTACTTCTTGAAGGTTCAACAAAGCagcaagagaaaataaaaaagaaaagagagcaaaaaagagaatGTCAAAAGTTGATGTAAAAATTGGAGCGGACTCAATCTCCTCGTCTGATGAGATCTTAGTACCTTCGAGACTCGCTGATGTTACGCTAGCGTTTATGGAGGAGAATGATGCAGCAGTTCCAGAAATCACGcctgaacaagaaaaaaaactaaagaGAAAGCTTTTTCTCACAATATTCACGTTTGTATCTGCTATTAACCTTTTACTTTACATGGATAAAGCTACTTTGTCCTACGATTCGATTCTGGGTTTCTTCGAAGATACAGGTCTTACCCAAAACACTTACAATACTGTCAATACACTCTTTTACGTTGGTTTTGCGATTGGCCAATTTCCTGGGCAATATTTGGCTCAAAAATTACCGCTTGGGAAATTTTTGGGTGGGTTGTTGGCCACATGGACTATACTTATTTTCCTAAGTTGTACCGCTTACAACTTTTCCGGCGTCGTTGCATTGAGGTTTTTCTTGGGGCTAACAGAGAGTGTTGTTATCCCAATACTAATTACCACTATGGGCATGTTCTTCGATGCTTCAGAAAGGGCTGCAGCTCAgccatttttcttcgcaGCATGCATGGGGTCTCCAATTCCAACCGGGTTTATTGCCTATGGTGTTCTTCACATAACAAATCCCAGCATTTCGttatggaaaatattcacTATCATTATCGGCGGACTGACTTTTATCATGACTATTGTTGTAATTCTGTGGTTTCCTAACAATCCTGCTGATGtgaaattcttttcagtGGAAGAAAGAGTATGGATTATCAGGAGAGTTCAAGCATCCACAGGCTCTTCCATTGaacaaaaagttttcaagAAGAGTCAATTTAGAGAGGCAATGAAAGATTATATAACTTGGTTATTTggattattttttcttcttcaacagtTAGCCAACAATTTGCCTTATCAGCAGAATCTGTTATTTG
Proteins encoded in this window:
- the HSU1 gene encoding cystathionine gamma-synthase (similar to YLL058W), with the translated sequence MTDIEFGQPLPSNLDYAVSFGIPTWDSAIGYAEKVPEVISKMATGYPRYFPQPSVQRLCAYFVKRFGRDSEGCRPFPSVNLGLKCLEYVKSVTGPESKAHLEVETVTIKNHAVKKSGEPAELVLTIAAVLASGEEFETVKEYWKLRGECVSSRLAWSVNQLLDCANHGSDQTWQELEARLISAKKGEEEAKSLIKKRIVENRSSPFGLEKKNPNWKGLSLNSDEDVHLVSSGMSAISTARNLLTFLEEKKSSGYFLNKNSINEKKETLLCDTVGIFGFPFKDTQVIMTKFGKCKFFGFGDSGDVTELQKFLGTRKQRILAVFIETPSNPLLNMPDLKKLRRLADQYGFFIVIDDTIGGLNVDILPYADIVCTSLTKLFNGASNVMGGSVVLNPKSSLYPCAREYFKSAEFEDLLWCEDAIVLERNSRDFEDRTLRANLNTERLLKELLLPEQGKICKKIYYPTVTSEETFENYESVRNEHGGYGCLFSVAFYNEGDAKAFYDSLKVFKGPSNGTNFTLACPYVHLAHHSELEEVSKFGADPNIIRVSVGLEDAQWLLKVFSSALDVVRSRGSQHP
- the GTT2 gene encoding glutathione transferase GTT2 (Glutathione S-transferase capable of homodimerization~similar to YLL060C) — its product is MNVEVFLIRSIHEKRNQEMIIYDTPTGPYPARVRIALAEKNMQSSVEFVRINLRKGEHKKPNFLAKNYSGTVPVLELDDGTLIAECTAITEYIDALDGTPTLTGKTPLEKGVIHMMNKRAELELLDPVSVYFHHATPGLGPDVELYQNTEWGLRQRDKALRGMHYFDAVLRTRPFVAGESFSMADITVIGGLIFAAFVKLQVPAECEALQAWYKRMQQRPSVKKQLEMRPPAA
- a CDS encoding uncharacterized protein (similar to YLL056C), translated to MKVFVTGASGFIGSTVLSELVSSGHEVVGLARSDEAAARINSIDSAAKVLRGDLKDLDILKKGAIESDAVIHLGFVHDFKNFEQCCEIDRQATVAMLESLKGTNKPFLYTNGTLALRPSKVAYEQDDIDEDSKSLRGITEQVASSYKNKGVSVRIVRLPPSVHGKGDRGFVPILMNVAQATGKSGYVGQGRNVWPAVHRLDAAHLYRLVLEEGKTGQAYHCISEQGIPVKDIAQVIGETLDLPVVSIPADDAGIHFGFLSRFVTKDGPVSSEATKKELRWQPQQIGLLEDIRTNYQLN
- the JLP1 gene encoding sulfonate dioxygenase (Fe(II)-dependent sulfonate/alpha-ketoglutarate dioxygenase~similar to YLL057C), whose product is MSPPAAETATPFLSSDLPIKIVTNGLKNLNYTSKQGYGNFDTHFYDGQDEVSPSGLLKIRKSYREKSKYPDYLPTWDPTEKYGPLEFHEYHDPALRADTNFSNLFAKEKIGQLKVKKVTPKLGLEINGIQLTDLSDAAKDELALLVAQKGVVIFRNQNFADEGPDYVTEYGKHFGKLHIHQTSGHPQNNPELHITFRRPDAEEFARVFDDSTSSGGWHTDVSYELQPPSYTFFNVVEGPDGGGDTLFADTIEAFNRLSKPLQDFLSTLHVIHSSKEQAENSQRQGGIQRRAPVTHIHPLVRVHPVLKKKCLYVNRAFSRKIVELKRQESESLLNFLYNLVESSHDLQLRAKWEPRTVVIWDNRRVQHSAVIDWEEPIHRHAFRITPQAERPVEDLKFLNDENYYPSSLTLDV
- the YCT1 gene encoding Yct1p (High-affinity cysteine-specific transporter~similar to YLL055W); the protein is MSKVDVKIGADSISSSDEILVPSRLADVTLAFMEENDAAVPEITPEQEKKLKRKLFLTIFTFVSAINLLLYMDKATLSYDSILGFFEDTGLTQNTYNTVNTLFYVGFAIGQFPGQYLAQKLPLGKFLGGLLATWTILIFLSCTAYNFSGVVALRFFLGLTESVVIPILITTMGMFFDASERAAAQPFFFAACMGSPIPTGFIAYGVLHITNPSISLWKIFTIIIGGLTFIMTIVVILWFPNNPADVKFFSVEERVWIIRRVQASTGSSIEQKVFKKSQFREAMKDYITWLFGLFFLLQQLANNLPYQQNLLFEGMGGVDALGSTLVSVAGAGFAVVCAFIATLMLARWKNISALTAIFWTLPALVGSIAAAALPWHNKIGILANICMAGQIFGIPFIIALSWASSSASGYTKKLTRSSVSLFAMGIANIISPQIWREKDSPRFLPAWIVQIVLSFTLAPAILLLIHFILKRRNNERLKNYDENLQNYMDRIQLIESENPSSVEEGKAITHENNLAVYDLTDLENETFIYPL